Proteins from a single region of Geothrix sp. PMB-07:
- a CDS encoding GntR family transcriptional regulator, translating into MPAKPKTPSPSRTRLAVTPPAEGPQSLAERAYQQLEEMIVTLELAPGSVLSEASLSALMGIGRTPIREALKRLEIQRLVTSVPRRGLLVREMNVAEHFALLEVMRPLDRLLATKAARWATEPQRTALRKAAKGMLDAAKKGDKHAYLLCDHACDQIVTAAAHNPFAVDALSPLYSHCRRIWCSYSRPADLLQSAEKHARLMEAVADGDEEAAGRASDALLDFLESFTRSVVGVI; encoded by the coding sequence ATGCCTGCAAAGCCCAAGACTCCCTCGCCCAGCCGCACCCGCCTGGCCGTCACTCCGCCCGCTGAAGGCCCCCAGAGTCTGGCGGAGCGGGCCTACCAGCAACTTGAAGAGATGATCGTCACCCTGGAGCTGGCGCCGGGCTCGGTGCTCTCGGAGGCCAGCCTCAGCGCCCTCATGGGCATCGGGCGCACGCCCATCCGCGAGGCCCTCAAGCGGTTGGAGATCCAGCGGCTGGTCACCAGCGTGCCCCGCCGTGGATTATTGGTGCGCGAGATGAATGTGGCCGAACACTTCGCGCTGTTGGAAGTGATGCGGCCCCTCGACCGCCTGCTGGCCACCAAGGCGGCGCGCTGGGCCACGGAGCCGCAGCGCACCGCCTTACGGAAGGCCGCCAAGGGCATGCTGGACGCCGCGAAGAAGGGCGACAAACACGCCTACCTGCTGTGCGATCACGCCTGCGATCAGATCGTCACTGCCGCGGCCCACAATCCCTTCGCCGTGGACGCCCTGTCCCCACTCTATTCCCATTGCCGGCGCATCTGGTGCTCGTACAGCCGCCCGGCGGACCTGCTCCAATCGGCGGAGAAGCACGCCCGCCTCATGGAGGCCGTGGCTGACGGCGACGAGGAAGCCGCAGGGCGTGCCTCTGACGCCCTGCTGGACTTCCTCGAAAGTTTCACGCGGTCCGTGGTTGGCGTGATCTAG
- a CDS encoding SDR family NAD(P)-dependent oxidoreductase encodes MALSPALSDLLSLEGQVALVTGAASGIGRGTALRLAEAGAAVLVLDINEAGGQETARLIEAAGGRAAFQRCDVRQEADCKAAAEAAMARFGRIDILFNNAGIAIRKNALDLLESEWDLALGVMLKGVYLLTRQVVPFMIQGGRGGSIINTGSGWALKGGPDALSYCAAKGGVWNMTRAMAIDFGRHRIRVNAVCPGDIDTPMLRSECAQLGGDEARFMEEAAARPLHRVGTPQDVANTVLFLASGLSAWVTGTHVVVDGGGIA; translated from the coding sequence ATGGCGCTTTCTCCTGCCCTCTCCGACCTGCTCTCTCTGGAAGGCCAGGTGGCCCTGGTCACGGGCGCCGCCTCGGGCATCGGCCGCGGCACGGCCCTGCGCCTGGCCGAGGCCGGGGCGGCTGTGCTCGTGCTGGACATCAATGAAGCGGGCGGGCAGGAGACCGCGCGCCTCATCGAGGCCGCCGGGGGACGCGCCGCCTTCCAGCGCTGCGATGTGCGCCAGGAGGCCGACTGCAAGGCGGCGGCCGAGGCCGCCATGGCCCGCTTCGGCCGCATCGACATCCTGTTCAACAATGCGGGCATCGCCATCCGCAAGAACGCCCTCGACCTGCTTGAATCGGAATGGGATCTGGCCCTGGGCGTGATGCTCAAGGGCGTCTACCTGCTCACGCGCCAGGTGGTGCCCTTCATGATTCAGGGCGGGCGCGGCGGCAGCATCATCAACACCGGCTCGGGCTGGGCCCTCAAGGGTGGCCCCGATGCCCTCTCCTACTGCGCGGCCAAGGGCGGCGTGTGGAACATGACCCGCGCCATGGCCATCGACTTCGGCAGGCACCGCATCCGCGTGAACGCCGTCTGCCCCGGCGACATCGACACGCCCATGCTGCGCAGCGAGTGCGCCCAGCTGGGCGGGGATGAAGCGCGTTTCATGGAAGAGGCCGCCGCCCGTCCCCTGCACCGCGTGGGCACCCCGCAGGATGTGGCCAACACGGTGCTCTTCCTCGCCTCGGGCTTGTCCGCCTGGGTGACAGGCACGCATGTCGTCGTCGACGGCGGCGGCATCGCCTAG
- the gcvPA gene encoding aminomethyl-transferring glycine dehydrogenase subunit GcvPA translates to MTVPARRAHPYIPNSEPGVKAAMLAAVGAASMDELYGDIPEALRFRGALNLPEAIPAEAQLKRTVERLLAKNTSCEEATSFLGAGCYNHYVPAICDEITRRAEFLTAYAGEPYEDFGRFQTLWEYESLMAELLDMDICNVPTFDWFQAAATSLRMAGRYTSRPVALVAGHISPDRLAAIRNYCEPVMRLELLAWDPKTGQLDLADLKAKLGDQVAAVYFENPGYLGCLETQGQAIADLAHGNGSLLVVGTDPNALGLLAPPSHFGADIVCGDIHTLGNHMHFGGGMGGFIATRDEEKLVMEYPSRLFGISTTDVPGEYGFGDVAYDRTSFAHREQGKEFVGTASALHGIAAAVYLSLMGPVGMKELGLHILQKAQYLAQELSKLPGVKAPAFEAPFYKELVVDFTATGRSVADINESLLKANIFGGKDLSAEFPALGQSALWAVTELVSQEEIDLTIATLRAFLGGN, encoded by the coding sequence ATGACCGTCCCGGCCCGGCGGGCCCATCCCTACATCCCCAATTCCGAACCCGGCGTGAAGGCCGCCATGCTCGCGGCCGTGGGCGCCGCAAGCATGGACGAGCTCTACGGCGACATCCCCGAGGCCCTGCGCTTCCGCGGCGCCCTGAACCTGCCCGAGGCCATCCCCGCCGAGGCCCAGCTCAAGCGCACCGTTGAGCGCCTCCTGGCGAAGAACACCTCCTGCGAGGAGGCCACCAGCTTCCTGGGGGCCGGCTGCTACAACCACTACGTGCCCGCCATCTGCGATGAGATCACCCGCCGCGCGGAATTCCTCACGGCCTACGCCGGCGAGCCCTACGAGGACTTCGGCCGCTTCCAGACCCTCTGGGAGTACGAAAGCCTCATGGCCGAACTGCTGGACATGGACATCTGCAACGTCCCCACCTTCGACTGGTTCCAGGCCGCGGCGACTTCTCTGCGCATGGCGGGCCGCTACACCAGCCGCCCGGTGGCCCTGGTGGCGGGCCACATCAGTCCCGATCGCCTCGCCGCCATCCGCAACTACTGCGAGCCCGTGATGCGGCTCGAACTGCTGGCCTGGGACCCGAAGACCGGCCAGCTGGATCTGGCGGACCTGAAGGCCAAGCTGGGCGATCAGGTCGCCGCCGTCTACTTCGAGAACCCGGGCTACCTGGGTTGTCTGGAGACTCAAGGCCAGGCCATCGCCGACCTGGCCCACGGGAACGGCAGCCTGCTGGTGGTGGGCACCGATCCCAACGCCCTGGGCCTCCTTGCCCCGCCCAGCCACTTCGGCGCCGACATCGTCTGCGGCGACATCCACACCCTGGGCAACCACATGCACTTCGGCGGCGGCATGGGCGGCTTCATCGCCACCCGCGACGAGGAGAAGCTGGTCATGGAATACCCCAGCCGCCTCTTCGGCATCAGCACCACCGATGTTCCCGGCGAGTACGGCTTCGGTGACGTGGCCTATGACCGCACCTCCTTCGCCCACCGCGAGCAGGGCAAGGAGTTCGTGGGCACGGCCTCAGCCCTGCACGGCATCGCCGCGGCGGTCTACCTCTCCCTCATGGGCCCCGTGGGCATGAAGGAGCTGGGTCTGCATATCCTGCAGAAGGCCCAGTACCTGGCCCAGGAACTGAGCAAGCTCCCCGGCGTGAAGGCGCCGGCCTTCGAGGCCCCCTTCTACAAAGAGCTAGTGGTCGATTTCACCGCCACGGGCCGCAGCGTCGCCGACATCAACGAGTCCTTGTTGAAGGCGAACATTTTTGGCGGCAAGGATCTCTCCGCCGAGTTCCCGGCCCTGGGCCAGAGCGCCCTCTGGGCCGTCACCGAGCTGGTGAGCCAGGAGGAGATCGACCTCACCATCGCCACGCTCCGCGCGTTCCTGGGAGGGAACTGA
- the gcvPB gene encoding aminomethyl-transferring glycine dehydrogenase subunit GcvPB: protein MASQHPLKRPLKVRTAFHQAKWDEELIFELHKPGEVGVAVAPVEGGIASAVPGTAALPAHLIRTSAPALPEVGQMRVLKHFLRLSQQTLGADFTIDIGQGTCTMKYSPKINDVLAASPKMARLHPLQDERTVQGILQIMYELDVYLREISGLDAFSMQPASGSAAILGMVSVIQAYHASRGETHRDEIITTIFSHPSDAAAAAVKGYKVITLMQGEDGLPTVEDLQKVVGPRTAGLLITNPEDTGIFNPQIREFTRLVHEAGGLCGYDQANLNGIMGITRAKEAGFDLCFFNLHKTFSTPHGCGGPAGGALGVVQKLRAFLPKPLVVKDGDRYRLDFDLAHSIGKLRAFWGTAQVQLRAYAWIRALGAEGLKEAAEIAVLNNNYLLKQITRIRGASAPYAVGRRRIEQVRYSWEQLHRETGVSTEDIAVRMADFGMHLWSSHHPFIVPQPFTIEPTESYSREELDEYVGVLEQISKEAYSEPATVKTAPHRSVCHHIHHDDFDDPKRWAITWRLYQRKHLAKA, encoded by the coding sequence ATGGCCAGCCAGCATCCCTTGAAGCGCCCTCTCAAAGTCCGCACGGCCTTCCACCAGGCCAAGTGGGATGAAGAACTGATCTTCGAGCTGCACAAGCCGGGCGAGGTCGGCGTGGCCGTGGCCCCCGTGGAGGGCGGCATCGCCAGCGCCGTCCCGGGCACCGCGGCCCTGCCCGCGCACCTGATCCGAACCAGCGCCCCGGCCCTGCCGGAGGTGGGCCAGATGCGCGTGCTCAAGCACTTCCTCCGCCTCTCCCAGCAGACCCTGGGCGCCGACTTCACCATCGACATCGGCCAGGGCACCTGCACCATGAAGTACAGCCCCAAGATCAACGACGTGCTGGCCGCCAGCCCCAAGATGGCGCGCCTGCATCCCCTGCAGGATGAGCGCACCGTGCAGGGCATCCTGCAGATCATGTACGAGCTGGATGTCTACCTGCGCGAGATCTCGGGCCTGGATGCGTTCAGCATGCAGCCCGCCTCGGGATCCGCCGCCATCCTGGGCATGGTCTCCGTCATCCAGGCCTACCACGCTTCCCGGGGTGAAACCCACCGCGACGAGATCATCACCACCATCTTCAGCCACCCCTCGGATGCCGCCGCCGCCGCCGTGAAAGGCTACAAGGTCATCACCCTCATGCAGGGCGAGGACGGCCTGCCCACGGTGGAGGACCTGCAGAAGGTGGTGGGCCCCCGCACCGCGGGCCTGCTCATCACCAATCCGGAGGACACCGGCATCTTCAACCCGCAGATCCGCGAGTTCACCCGACTCGTCCACGAGGCCGGGGGCCTCTGCGGCTACGATCAGGCCAACCTCAACGGCATCATGGGCATCACCCGGGCCAAGGAAGCCGGCTTCGACCTCTGCTTCTTCAACCTGCACAAGACCTTCAGCACGCCCCATGGCTGCGGTGGCCCCGCCGGTGGCGCCCTGGGCGTGGTGCAGAAGCTCCGCGCCTTCCTGCCCAAGCCTCTGGTTGTCAAGGACGGCGATCGCTACCGTCTGGACTTCGACCTCGCCCACTCCATCGGCAAGCTGCGCGCCTTCTGGGGCACGGCCCAGGTGCAGCTGCGCGCCTATGCCTGGATCCGCGCTCTGGGCGCCGAGGGCCTCAAAGAGGCCGCCGAGATCGCCGTGCTGAACAACAACTACCTGCTGAAGCAGATCACCCGCATCAGAGGCGCCTCGGCCCCCTACGCGGTGGGGCGCCGCCGCATCGAGCAGGTGCGCTACAGCTGGGAGCAGCTCCACCGGGAGACGGGCGTGAGCACCGAGGACATCGCCGTGCGCATGGCCGACTTCGGCATGCACCTCTGGAGCAGCCACCACCCCTTCATCGTGCCCCAGCCCTTCACCATCGAACCCACCGAGTCCTATTCCCGGGAGGAGCTGGACGAGTACGTGGGCGTACTGGAGCAGATCTCCAAAGAGGCCTACAGCGAACCGGCTACCGTGAAGACAGCGCCCCACCGGAGCGTCTGCCACCACATCCATCATGATGACTTCGACGACCCCAAGCGCTGGGCCATCACCTGGCGCCTCTACCAGCGGAAGCACCTCGCCAAGGCCTGA
- a CDS encoding beta-galactosidase, whose protein sequence is MRNRNRVLTALLAAFLGWPSPAQGPARPKAFFPKADLMPVGVYYYPEQWPREQWARDLRNIRKLGFDFTHFAEFAWTYLEPSEGHFDFTWLDTAIAEAHAAGLKVILCTPSPAPPAWLGEKHPDIYLVGPDGRRREHGTRANCSLSNPRFNASVDRIVTALARRYGHDPRIWGWQVDNEPGAEPDFSPSARLAFQRWLKQRYGTVAKLNEAWGGSFWSLRYASFGEVRPPSGVAGEDKPSPHALLDFQRFTADTQAAFLDRQAALLKRHCLPTQWVTTNYTNVTQGSDPRRTRTIDFPTFTFYPVSGSNALGGETFRLGNPYRMAEALDYFRPIAGTTGVMELQPGQVNWAPTNPKPAPGAVRMWIWHAFGGGGSFVCTYRYRQPRFGSEMYHEGIVGLDGLTPSQGGAEFIQAMQELQALKPEFDTSAALPPKLAARRTALLWSHDNFWDLELQKQSEGWSTWRHRSLYAVAVKSTGAPMDFIRETDDFSAYPFLVAPAYQLASASLIDKWRHYVEGGGHLILSCRTAQKNELGQFPEALLGSRLDSLIGARLQGFDMLPGNATGSVRSEGQAHTWRAWGDLLRPAEGTTSLATYADAFYAGASAATTQRLGKGTVTYIGVESLEGALERSLVRGVYQRAGVAIDNLPKGVYVEWRDGFFVGVNYAASAAALPLPAGSRVLLGQNPLEPSQVLVWKEVAPSPAGSP, encoded by the coding sequence ATGCGGAATCGAAATCGCGTTCTCACAGCCCTGCTTGCAGCCTTCCTGGGTTGGCCCAGCCCCGCCCAGGGGCCCGCGAGGCCGAAGGCCTTCTTCCCCAAGGCCGACCTCATGCCCGTGGGGGTCTACTACTACCCTGAGCAGTGGCCCCGTGAGCAGTGGGCGCGGGATCTGCGGAACATCCGCAAGCTGGGCTTTGATTTCACGCACTTCGCCGAATTTGCCTGGACCTACCTGGAACCCAGCGAGGGGCACTTCGACTTCACCTGGCTGGACACGGCCATCGCCGAAGCCCATGCCGCGGGCCTCAAGGTGATCCTCTGCACCCCGTCCCCGGCGCCCCCCGCCTGGCTGGGCGAGAAGCACCCGGACATCTACCTGGTGGGCCCGGATGGACGGCGCCGGGAGCACGGCACCCGGGCCAACTGTTCGCTTTCCAACCCCCGCTTCAATGCCTCGGTGGATCGCATCGTCACGGCCCTGGCCCGACGCTATGGACACGACCCGCGCATCTGGGGCTGGCAGGTGGACAACGAGCCCGGTGCCGAGCCGGACTTCAGCCCCTCGGCCCGGCTGGCCTTCCAGCGCTGGCTGAAGCAGCGGTACGGCACGGTGGCCAAGCTCAATGAGGCCTGGGGCGGCAGCTTCTGGAGCCTGCGGTACGCCTCCTTCGGCGAGGTGCGCCCGCCCTCCGGCGTGGCCGGAGAGGACAAGCCCAGCCCCCACGCCCTGCTGGATTTCCAGCGCTTCACCGCCGACACCCAGGCCGCCTTCCTGGACCGCCAGGCCGCCCTCCTGAAGCGCCACTGCCTGCCCACCCAGTGGGTGACCACCAACTACACCAATGTGACCCAGGGCAGCGATCCGCGCCGCACACGCACCATCGACTTCCCCACCTTTACCTTCTACCCCGTCTCCGGCAGCAACGCCCTGGGCGGTGAGACTTTCCGGCTCGGAAACCCCTACCGCATGGCCGAGGCCCTGGACTATTTCCGGCCCATCGCCGGCACCACGGGCGTCATGGAGCTGCAGCCCGGGCAGGTGAACTGGGCACCCACCAACCCCAAGCCCGCGCCCGGGGCCGTCCGCATGTGGATCTGGCACGCCTTCGGGGGCGGCGGTTCTTTCGTGTGCACCTACCGCTACCGCCAGCCCCGCTTCGGCAGCGAGATGTACCACGAGGGCATCGTGGGCCTGGATGGCCTCACTCCCAGTCAAGGTGGCGCGGAATTCATCCAGGCCATGCAGGAGCTGCAGGCACTGAAGCCTGAATTCGACACCTCGGCCGCACTGCCCCCGAAGCTCGCCGCTCGGCGCACGGCCCTGCTCTGGAGCCACGACAACTTCTGGGATCTCGAGCTGCAAAAGCAGAGCGAGGGCTGGTCCACCTGGCGGCACCGCAGCCTCTACGCCGTCGCCGTGAAATCCACCGGGGCGCCCATGGATTTCATCCGCGAGACCGACGACTTCAGCGCCTACCCCTTCCTCGTGGCCCCTGCTTACCAGCTGGCCAGCGCCTCGCTCATCGACAAGTGGCGGCACTACGTGGAAGGCGGCGGCCACCTCATCCTCAGCTGCCGCACTGCCCAGAAAAACGAGCTGGGCCAGTTCCCCGAAGCCCTCCTGGGCAGCCGCCTGGACAGCCTCATCGGGGCCCGCCTCCAGGGGTTCGACATGCTGCCCGGCAACGCCACCGGCAGCGTGCGCTCCGAGGGTCAGGCCCACACCTGGCGCGCCTGGGGCGACCTGCTCCGGCCCGCGGAGGGTACGACCTCCCTGGCCACCTATGCCGACGCGTTCTACGCCGGTGCTTCGGCTGCCACCACCCAACGCCTGGGCAAGGGCACAGTCACCTACATCGGCGTGGAATCCCTCGAAGGCGCCCTGGAGCGCAGCCTGGTGCGGGGTGTCTACCAACGTGCGGGCGTGGCCATCGACAACCTGCCCAAGGGAGTCTATGTGGAATGGCGGGATGGCTTCTTCGTCGGGGTGAACTATGCCGCCAGCGCGGCGGCGCTTCCCCTCCCTGCTGGCAGCCGTGTGCTTCTTGGCCAGAATCCCCTCGAACCCTCGCAGGTATTGGTGTGGAAAGAGGTCGCCCCTTCCCCGGCCGGGTCGCCATGA
- a CDS encoding DNA-binding transcriptional regulator, with product MRTPRIALLVETSLASGRDILCGIAKYARHHGPWALYHEPRSLAEGLPAWLRHWQGDGIIVRVQDATIAEAVQATGLPVVDVLGLVPDTGLPLVHVDDRRIAGLAASHLIERGFHHFAFLGIQAENWSEQRREGFRLSLPGAPDQLPCFEVPRQLMDRTPWETQLEALARWLTQLPKPIGIMVASDQLGHHLLEACRRARILVPDDVAVVSVDNDETLCEVCNPALSSVEAGHRLVGYKAAELLDRLLRGEAVPSQPERVEPHGVIVRASSDVLATPDRQVATALRIIRDQACTGLSAAALVARIPTSRSVLQRRFRTETGRSIQQEIIQVRLNHARRLLAETDLPLVEVAERSGFKHREYLGAIFKAHLGKSPAEYRREVALKGAEGLRLAEGD from the coding sequence GTGCGTACTCCCCGCATCGCCCTGCTGGTGGAGACCTCCCTGGCCTCGGGCCGGGACATCCTGTGCGGCATTGCCAAGTACGCCCGCCACCACGGCCCTTGGGCCCTCTACCACGAGCCCCGCAGCCTGGCCGAGGGGTTGCCCGCCTGGCTCCGCCATTGGCAGGGCGACGGCATCATCGTGCGCGTGCAGGACGCCACCATCGCCGAGGCCGTGCAGGCCACAGGCCTGCCCGTAGTGGACGTGCTGGGCCTGGTGCCTGACACCGGCCTGCCTCTGGTGCACGTGGATGACCGGCGCATCGCCGGACTGGCGGCCTCCCATCTCATCGAGCGGGGCTTCCATCATTTCGCCTTCCTGGGCATCCAGGCAGAGAACTGGTCTGAGCAGCGGCGGGAGGGCTTCCGCCTGTCCCTGCCCGGCGCCCCGGACCAGCTCCCCTGCTTTGAAGTGCCGCGCCAGCTCATGGATCGCACCCCCTGGGAAACCCAGCTCGAGGCCCTGGCGCGCTGGCTGACTCAGTTGCCCAAGCCCATCGGCATCATGGTGGCCAGCGATCAGCTGGGTCACCACCTGCTGGAGGCCTGCCGCAGGGCCCGCATCCTGGTGCCGGATGATGTGGCCGTGGTCAGCGTCGACAACGACGAGACCCTCTGCGAAGTCTGCAACCCGGCGCTGTCTTCGGTGGAGGCCGGTCACCGCCTGGTGGGCTACAAGGCCGCCGAGCTGCTGGACCGCCTGCTGCGGGGCGAGGCCGTCCCTTCCCAACCCGAGCGGGTGGAACCCCACGGCGTCATCGTCCGCGCCTCCTCGGATGTGCTGGCCACCCCGGACCGCCAGGTGGCCACCGCCCTGCGCATCATTCGGGACCAGGCCTGCACCGGCCTGTCGGCCGCCGCCCTCGTCGCGCGCATCCCCACCTCGCGCAGCGTGCTGCAGCGGCGCTTCCGCACCGAGACCGGGCGATCCATCCAGCAGGAGATCATCCAGGTGCGCCTGAACCACGCCCGGCGCCTGCTGGCGGAAACGGACCTGCCCCTGGTGGAGGTGGCCGAGCGCTCCGGCTTCAAGCACCGCGAGTACCTGGGCGCCATCTTCAAGGCCCACCTCGGGAAATCCCCCGCCGAGTACCGCCGCGAGGTGGCCCTCAAGGGGGCCGAGGGCCTGCGCCTCGCCGAAGGCGATTGA
- a CDS encoding AraC family transcriptional regulator — MSSDALQPLFERFRLHAQTFFTGNLCAVASFDQPKDHGHLHLVKAGRGEIRYQGGRKALRIEGPGLLFYPRNLPHHLVPEGPEGLDLVCATITFGTGVGCPLALALPEVMHLGVDRVGPLAELIFQEAFAGAEGRQAVVDRLCEVVMVHFVRQALLAGHTHAGLLAGLVHPQLRNALMAVHAEPARDWSLEDLAATAGMSRSAFAALFKQTLGLTPGEHLARFRIATAQERLARGIPLKVVAFDVGYGSSTALSRAFRELTGQSPRAWLQGQRG; from the coding sequence ATGTCGTCCGACGCCCTCCAGCCCCTCTTCGAGCGCTTCCGCCTCCACGCCCAGACCTTCTTCACGGGCAACCTCTGCGCCGTGGCCAGCTTCGACCAGCCCAAGGACCACGGGCACCTGCATCTGGTGAAGGCGGGCCGGGGCGAGATCCGCTACCAGGGCGGCCGCAAGGCCCTGCGCATCGAGGGCCCGGGGCTGCTCTTCTACCCTCGCAACCTCCCGCACCACCTCGTTCCAGAGGGCCCGGAGGGGCTCGACCTCGTCTGCGCCACCATCACCTTTGGCACTGGCGTGGGCTGCCCCCTGGCCCTGGCGCTGCCCGAGGTGATGCACCTGGGGGTGGATCGCGTGGGGCCGCTGGCCGAGCTGATCTTCCAGGAAGCCTTCGCGGGCGCGGAGGGCCGACAGGCGGTGGTGGACCGCCTCTGCGAGGTGGTGATGGTGCACTTTGTCCGCCAGGCGCTCCTGGCCGGGCACACCCACGCGGGCCTGCTGGCGGGCCTCGTTCACCCTCAGTTGCGGAATGCCCTGATGGCGGTGCACGCCGAGCCCGCGCGGGATTGGAGCCTGGAGGATCTGGCGGCCACGGCGGGCATGTCGCGCAGCGCCTTCGCGGCCCTGTTCAAACAGACCCTGGGCCTCACGCCCGGCGAGCACCTCGCCCGCTTCCGCATCGCCACCGCCCAGGAGCGCCTGGCGCGTGGCATTCCGTTGAAGGTGGTGGCTTTCGATGTGGGCTATGGCAGCTCCACGGCGCTGTCACGCGCCTTCCGCGAGCTCACAGGCCAGTCCCCCCGGGCCTGGCTCCAGGGGCAGCGGGGCTGA
- a CDS encoding carboxymuconolactone decarboxylase family protein, with protein MATISPLDSTQATPEVAAILQAVKAKLGRVPNLFLTLAKAPAALKAYLGASEAIGTGRLDAPQREVIALAVAEANGCDYCLAAHSAIGKMVGLDADTLLQARSGVPANPRHAALAAFSRAVVRERGQVSALDVQAAREAGLDDQDLLEVVANVAVNILTNYTNHVAGTEVDFPKPAALTHA; from the coding sequence ATGGCCACCATCTCCCCCCTCGATTCCACCCAGGCCACCCCCGAGGTCGCCGCCATCCTCCAGGCCGTGAAGGCCAAGCTGGGCCGCGTGCCCAACCTCTTCCTCACCCTCGCCAAGGCCCCCGCCGCGCTCAAAGCGTATCTCGGCGCTTCCGAAGCCATCGGCACCGGTCGCCTGGACGCCCCCCAGCGCGAGGTCATCGCCCTGGCCGTGGCCGAGGCCAACGGCTGCGACTACTGCCTGGCGGCCCACAGCGCCATCGGCAAGATGGTGGGCCTGGATGCCGACACCCTGCTGCAGGCGCGGTCCGGCGTGCCCGCCAACCCGCGCCACGCGGCCCTGGCAGCCTTCTCCCGCGCCGTGGTCCGCGAGCGCGGCCAGGTCTCCGCCCTGGATGTGCAGGCCGCCCGTGAAGCTGGCCTGGACGACCAGGACCTGCTGGAAGTCGTGGCCAACGTGGCGGTGAACATCCTCACCAACTACACCAACCATGTGGCGGGCACCGAGGTGGACTTCCCCAAGCCCGCCGCGCTGACCCACGCCTGA
- a CDS encoding pyridoxamine 5'-phosphate oxidase family protein yields the protein MASRFMDLMLTPDVKAAQARYYGRSQSRPTTTGPDPLGPDEAAFIAELDSFYLASVNPEGWPYVQHRGGAKGFLKVLGPHELGFADLKGNRQLLTTGHVSRDARVCLFLMSYPLQARLKILGRAEVLSAQEHPELAKTLIPAGLERATERLFRIRVEAFDWNCPQHITRRFTEAEIQQAIRPLQARITELEAQLAQRM from the coding sequence ATGGCATCCCGCTTCATGGACCTCATGCTCACCCCGGACGTGAAGGCCGCCCAGGCTCGCTACTACGGGCGCAGCCAGTCCCGACCCACCACCACCGGGCCCGATCCCCTGGGCCCGGACGAGGCCGCCTTCATCGCCGAGCTCGACAGCTTCTACCTGGCTTCGGTCAACCCGGAGGGCTGGCCCTATGTGCAGCACCGGGGCGGCGCCAAGGGGTTCCTGAAGGTGCTGGGCCCACATGAACTGGGCTTCGCCGACCTGAAGGGCAACCGACAGCTGCTCACCACCGGCCACGTCTCGCGCGATGCGCGGGTCTGTCTCTTCCTCATGAGCTACCCCCTGCAGGCCCGACTGAAGATCCTAGGCCGGGCCGAGGTGCTCAGCGCCCAGGAGCACCCCGAGCTGGCCAAGACCCTCATCCCCGCGGGCCTGGAACGGGCCACCGAGCGACTGTTCCGGATCCGGGTGGAAGCCTTCGACTGGAACTGCCCCCAGCACATCACCCGCCGCTTCACCGAGGCCGAGATCCAGCAGGCCATCCGCCCCTTGCAGGCGCGCATCACGGAACTGGAGGCCCAACTGGCCCAACGGATGTGA